Proteins from a single region of Stappia sp. ES.058:
- a CDS encoding YifB family Mg chelatase-like AAA ATPase: MVSRVATVAFQGIEAKPVDVQVQIGPGQVAFTIVGLPDKAVGESRERVRSALLASGLALPAKRVTVNLAPADLPKEGSHFDLPIALALMAAMGAVPAADLDGYMVLGELALDGTISAVAGVLPAAIAANTADKGLICPAPCGPEAAWADEAMDILAPASLIQLANHFKGTQMLSRPIPKLRADPAALPDLSEVRGQETAKRALEISAAGGHNLLMIGPPGAGKSMLASRLPSILPPLSPRELLEVSMIASIAGELSDGRLSERRPYRAPHHSASMAALVGGGLRARPGEVSLAHNGVLFLDELPEFQPQVLDGLRQPLESGESVIVRANHRTTYPSRVQLIAAMNPCRCGHAGEPGHVCKRGARCASEYQGRLSGPLLDRLDLRIDVPALSAVDLIRPDNAESSAAVAARVLAARQIQGERYLRLGSPARTNAQAGPRLIEEVAKPDRAGLELLQGAAETLRLSARGYHRVLKVARTLADLDGQEAVGRLHLAEALSYRGAALDRQAA, from the coding sequence ATGGTGTCACGCGTCGCGACGGTGGCGTTTCAGGGCATCGAGGCCAAGCCGGTCGACGTCCAGGTGCAGATCGGGCCCGGACAGGTCGCCTTTACCATTGTCGGGCTTCCCGACAAGGCGGTGGGCGAAAGCCGCGAGCGGGTACGCTCGGCGCTGCTTGCCTCGGGCCTGGCGCTTCCGGCCAAGCGCGTCACCGTCAATCTTGCGCCGGCCGATCTTCCCAAGGAAGGGTCGCATTTCGACCTGCCGATCGCGCTCGCGCTGATGGCGGCGATGGGAGCCGTTCCCGCCGCAGACCTCGACGGCTACATGGTGCTCGGCGAACTGGCGCTGGACGGCACGATTTCCGCCGTTGCGGGCGTCCTCCCGGCGGCCATCGCCGCCAATACGGCGGACAAGGGCCTGATCTGCCCCGCGCCTTGCGGCCCGGAGGCCGCCTGGGCGGACGAGGCAATGGACATTCTCGCCCCCGCCTCGCTGATCCAGCTTGCCAATCACTTCAAGGGAACGCAGATGCTGTCCCGTCCGATCCCGAAGCTCAGGGCCGACCCCGCCGCGCTGCCCGATCTTTCGGAGGTGCGCGGTCAGGAGACCGCGAAACGCGCGCTGGAGATTTCTGCCGCGGGCGGACACAACCTCTTGATGATCGGGCCGCCTGGCGCAGGCAAGTCCATGCTGGCAAGCCGGCTGCCCTCCATCCTGCCACCGCTGTCACCTCGGGAACTGCTGGAGGTGTCGATGATCGCCTCCATCGCCGGAGAACTCTCCGACGGCCGTCTGTCCGAACGCAGGCCCTACCGGGCGCCGCATCATTCCGCCTCGATGGCCGCCCTTGTCGGCGGCGGTTTGCGTGCCCGACCCGGCGAAGTCTCGCTCGCGCACAATGGCGTTCTCTTCCTGGATGAACTGCCGGAGTTTCAGCCACAGGTGCTCGATGGCCTGCGCCAGCCGCTCGAAAGCGGCGAAAGCGTGATCGTGCGCGCCAATCACCGCACGACCTATCCGTCTCGCGTGCAACTGATCGCGGCGATGAACCCCTGCCGCTGCGGTCACGCGGGAGAGCCGGGGCATGTGTGCAAGCGCGGCGCGCGCTGCGCCAGCGAGTATCAGGGGCGGCTCTCCGGCCCGCTTCTGGATCGCCTCGACCTGCGGATTGACGTCCCCGCCCTGTCCGCCGTCGACCTGATCCGGCCGGACAACGCCGAAAGCTCCGCCGCCGTGGCCGCCCGCGTCCTCGCCGCGCGTCAAATTCAGGGCGAACGCTACCTGAGGCTTGGCTCTCCCGCCCGCACCAACGCCCAGGCCGGTCCGCGGCTGATCGAGGAGGTCGCCAAACCCGACCGGGCGGGCCTGGAACTCCTGCAGGGCGCGGCCGAAACGCTGCGCCTGTCCGCGCGCGGTTACCACCGCGTCCTGAAAGTCGCGCGCACGCTGGCGGACCTCGACGGGCAGGAAGCTGTCGGGCGTCTGCATCTCGCAGAGGCGCTGAGCTACCGCGGCGCGGCCCTCGACCGTCAGGCTGCCTGA
- the gshB gene encoding glutathione synthase, which produces MPSTTPLKIAVQMDHISSINIAGDSAFALMLEAQARGHTLYHYTPDRLAMTGDRVTAALEPVRVRDEAGRHFELGEKAVTDLLEVDVILMRQDPPFDMAYVAATHMLEKVHPKTLVVNDPASVRNAPEKLFVTEFADLMPPTLITRDRNAIDAFRAEHRDIVMKPLFGHGGAAVFRITQDDLNYGSLYDFFAATFREPWVIQRFLPNVDKGDKRILLVNGQFAGAVNRVPQAGDLRSNMVRGGAAREADLTEREREICARLGPSLREKGLILVGIDVIDGSLTEINVTAPTGIRAVAKLGGPDVAAILWDNVEAKCATVA; this is translated from the coding sequence ATGCCCTCGACGACACCGCTCAAGATCGCGGTCCAGATGGACCATATCTCCTCGATCAACATCGCCGGCGACAGCGCCTTCGCGCTGATGCTGGAGGCACAGGCGCGCGGTCACACGCTCTATCACTATACGCCGGACAGGCTGGCAATGACCGGCGACCGCGTCACCGCGGCCCTCGAGCCGGTGCGGGTGCGCGACGAGGCTGGCCGCCACTTCGAGTTGGGGGAAAAGGCAGTCACCGACCTTCTTGAGGTGGATGTCATCCTGATGCGTCAGGACCCGCCTTTCGACATGGCCTATGTGGCGGCAACCCACATGCTGGAAAAGGTTCACCCCAAGACCCTCGTGGTCAACGACCCGGCCTCGGTGCGCAACGCCCCGGAAAAGCTCTTCGTCACCGAATTCGCGGATCTGATGCCGCCAACCCTGATCACGCGCGACCGCAACGCAATCGATGCCTTTCGTGCCGAACACCGGGACATCGTCATGAAGCCGCTGTTCGGCCATGGCGGTGCGGCTGTGTTCCGCATCACGCAGGACGATCTCAACTACGGTTCGCTCTACGACTTCTTCGCAGCGACATTCCGCGAACCCTGGGTGATTCAGCGGTTTCTCCCCAACGTCGACAAGGGAGACAAGCGCATCCTGCTCGTCAACGGTCAGTTCGCGGGCGCCGTGAACCGGGTCCCGCAGGCGGGCGACCTGCGCTCCAACATGGTGCGCGGCGGCGCGGCGCGTGAGGCCGACCTCACTGAACGCGAACGCGAGATCTGTGCAAGGCTAGGCCCGTCGCTTCGCGAAAAAGGCCTGATCCTGGTGGGGATCGACGTCATCGACGGCTCCCTGACGGAGATCAATGTAACGGCCCCGACAGGCATCCGCGCGGTCGCCAAACTCGGTGGACCGGACGTCGCGGCCATCCTGTGGGACAACGTGGAGGCGAAATGCGCAACCGTCGCTTGA
- a CDS encoding YraN family protein codes for MTGAPPRNAKRRSAYRWGLRAETLAAVALRLKGWKLLARRYKAGNGEIDIIARKGDTIAFVEVKARATREAALAAITAQGQRRIAAAARVWQAGREDTDAATLRFDAVLVVPRRWPIHIADAFTAVER; via the coding sequence ATGACCGGCGCGCCGCCCCGCAACGCCAAGCGCCGCTCCGCCTATCGGTGGGGTCTGCGCGCCGAAACGCTGGCCGCCGTCGCGCTGCGCCTGAAGGGCTGGAAGCTCCTGGCGCGCCGCTACAAGGCGGGCAACGGCGAGATCGACATCATTGCCCGCAAGGGCGACACCATCGCCTTCGTCGAGGTCAAGGCCCGCGCCACCCGCGAGGCGGCTCTGGCGGCCATCACCGCACAGGGGCAACGGCGGATCGCTGCCGCCGCACGCGTCTGGCAGGCCGGGCGCGAGGACACGGATGCGGCCACCCTGCGGTTCGACGCGGTGCTGGTGGTGCCGCGCCGCTGGCCGATCCACATCGCCGACGCCTTCACCGCTGTGGAGAGATAA
- the rsmI gene encoding 16S rRNA (cytidine(1402)-2'-O)-methyltransferase, which translates to MTSSNAPSPPTDGDAEPQLAEAPRGEGGFHIGRQAFQAAKPQSALYIVSTPIGNLGDITVRALETLAACDLIACEDTRVTATLMQRFGLRTALTAYHEHNAARVRPRLLATLENGGSVALVSDAGTPLISDPGYRLVRDVVEAGHRVVPIPGASAPLAALVGAGLPSDTICFSGFLPHKGGQRRTRLGELARLPATLVIFESPRRLASSLADMADVLGADREAVVARELTKRFETFERGTLAELAERYADATVKGEIVVCIAPPGVMTEADPEDADALLTEALNDMKAAAAAKHVAQMTGVDRKTLYKRAMELKAQ; encoded by the coding sequence ATGACTTCTTCCAACGCACCCAGCCCGCCAACGGATGGCGACGCCGAACCGCAGCTTGCCGAAGCACCACGCGGCGAGGGCGGTTTTCACATCGGCCGGCAGGCATTCCAGGCTGCAAAGCCCCAGTCCGCGCTTTATATCGTCTCGACCCCGATCGGGAACCTCGGCGACATCACCGTGCGCGCGCTGGAGACCCTCGCCGCCTGCGACCTCATCGCCTGCGAGGACACCCGCGTCACCGCCACCTTGATGCAGCGGTTCGGCCTGCGCACGGCGCTGACCGCCTATCACGAGCACAACGCGGCGCGCGTGCGTCCGCGCCTGCTTGCGACGCTGGAAAACGGCGGCAGCGTGGCGCTTGTCTCCGATGCCGGCACGCCGTTGATTTCCGATCCGGGCTACCGACTGGTGCGCGACGTGGTCGAAGCGGGGCATCGCGTCGTCCCGATCCCCGGCGCGAGCGCGCCCCTTGCCGCTCTGGTCGGCGCCGGATTGCCGTCCGATACGATCTGCTTTTCCGGTTTTCTACCGCACAAGGGCGGCCAGCGCCGCACCCGGCTCGGCGAACTGGCCCGTCTGCCGGCAACGCTTGTGATCTTCGAAAGCCCGCGACGTCTTGCATCGTCCCTTGCCGACATGGCCGACGTTCTGGGGGCGGACCGCGAAGCGGTCGTCGCGCGGGAGCTCACGAAACGCTTTGAAACCTTCGAACGCGGGACACTCGCCGAGCTTGCCGAACGCTACGCGGACGCCACGGTCAAGGGCGAGATCGTTGTCTGCATCGCGCCTCCGGGCGTGATGACCGAAGCGGACCCGGAAGACGCGGACGCGCTGCTCACGGAAGCGCTCAACGACATGAAGGCGGCGGCGGCGGCGAAACACGTCGCGCAGATGACCGGCGTCGACCGTAAGACGCTCTACAAACGCGCAATGGAACTGAAGGCGCAATGA
- a CDS encoding penicillin-binding protein activator, translating to MFRIIRDVEHGVRKAALGAALAAGTLLASCTGSGLGDYPGYPSTPGGQPATSGQTVGTGSVRVGMLLPVSGGGSATSIATVFRNTAELALQDFQGADIQILIKDTGGTAQGGRQAAQAAIQEGAELIIGPVFAPAVGGAASVARSSGVPVVAFSSDESVASRGVYLLSFLPRSDVTRIVSYAARQGKRSFAALLPDDTYGAVVEAAFRQEVGRAGARIVSIERYKVQGNDTSDIAAKAARIAANASQIDAVFVPAGNVAPFVAQALSSGGVNLASTKILGSGQWDTQQVLNAAPLTGAWYPGPDGTGFQAFAERYQSAYGSRPPRNASLAYDATILAAGLVRSAGAARFSERVLTNRDGFLGIDGVFRFDRQGTNERGLAIYEVTGSGSRIIAPAPRSFGAGG from the coding sequence GTGTTTCGTATCATTCGCGACGTCGAACACGGGGTGCGCAAGGCAGCGCTTGGTGCGGCGCTGGCCGCGGGAACCCTGCTGGCAAGCTGCACGGGATCGGGGCTTGGCGACTATCCGGGCTATCCGTCGACGCCCGGCGGACAGCCGGCAACGAGCGGTCAGACCGTCGGCACGGGCTCCGTGCGCGTCGGCATGTTGCTGCCGGTCAGCGGCGGCGGCAGTGCGACGTCAATCGCCACGGTGTTCCGCAATACCGCCGAACTCGCGCTTCAGGACTTTCAGGGCGCCGACATTCAGATCCTGATCAAGGACACAGGCGGAACGGCCCAGGGCGGACGCCAGGCTGCGCAGGCGGCCATCCAGGAAGGGGCCGAATTGATCATTGGTCCGGTCTTCGCTCCGGCAGTGGGTGGTGCGGCGTCCGTGGCACGTTCGTCGGGTGTTCCGGTCGTCGCCTTTTCAAGTGACGAATCCGTCGCTTCGCGCGGCGTCTACCTGCTGAGTTTCCTGCCGCGCAGCGACGTCACCCGCATCGTTTCCTATGCCGCACGCCAGGGAAAGCGCTCCTTCGCGGCCCTGTTGCCGGACGATACCTATGGCGCGGTGGTGGAAGCCGCATTCCGTCAGGAAGTGGGCCGTGCTGGCGCGCGCATCGTTTCCATCGAGCGCTACAAGGTGCAAGGCAACGACACGTCGGACATTGCGGCGAAGGCCGCGCGCATTGCCGCCAACGCCAGCCAGATTGATGCCGTTTTCGTTCCCGCAGGCAATGTCGCGCCATTCGTCGCGCAGGCGCTGTCGTCTGGCGGCGTCAACCTCGCATCGACCAAGATCCTCGGCAGCGGACAGTGGGACACGCAGCAGGTGCTCAACGCCGCGCCGCTGACGGGCGCCTGGTATCCCGGGCCTGACGGGACCGGTTTCCAGGCCTTCGCCGAGCGCTACCAGAGCGCCTACGGCAGCCGCCCGCCGCGCAATGCCTCGCTTGCCTATGACGCGACGATCCTGGCGGCCGGCCTTGTCCGCTCCGCCGGTGCGGCGCGTTTCTCCGAGCGGGTGCTGACCAACCGCGACGGTTTCCTCGGCATCGACGGCGTGTTCCGCTTCGATCGGCAGGGCACCAACGAACGCGGTTTGGCAATCTATGAGGTCACCGGTTCCGGCTCGCGCATCATCGCGCCCGCGCCCCGGTCCTTCGGCGCTGGCGGGTGA
- the coaBC gene encoding bifunctional phosphopantothenoylcysteine decarboxylase/phosphopantothenate--cysteine ligase CoaBC: protein MSLADSRILLIVGGGIAAYKSLDFIRRLRERGARVRAVMTEGARQFITPMSVGALTGDKVFCDLFDREDEHDVGHIRLSREADLVIVAPATADLMAKMATGFAGDLATAVLLACDKPVLLAPAMNPAMWAHPATRRNRETLAADGIRFVGPGVGEMAESGEAGVGRMAEPLDIVAAAERVLRGDADVSPADGPLAGRHVLITAGPTHEPIDPVRYIANRSSGKQGYAIAAEMARAGARVTLVSGPVTLADPAGVTVVHVETAREMLAAVDAALPADIGVMAAAVADWRAATAQAGKIKKNGSGEVPPLVLAENPDILASVGHHQTLRPRLVVGFAAETNDVVENACAKLARKGADLIVANDVSPEHGVMGGDANTVYLVSRDGVTDWPTLPKEEVARRLVADVARRLGSLSGGTT, encoded by the coding sequence GTGAGCCTTGCAGACAGCCGTATCCTTCTGATCGTCGGCGGCGGGATCGCCGCTTACAAGAGTCTCGATTTCATTCGGCGTCTGCGCGAACGGGGCGCCCGGGTGCGGGCCGTGATGACCGAGGGCGCGCGCCAGTTCATCACGCCCATGTCGGTCGGGGCCCTGACCGGCGACAAGGTGTTTTGCGATCTCTTCGACCGTGAGGACGAACATGACGTCGGCCACATCCGCCTGTCGCGCGAGGCCGATCTTGTGATCGTCGCGCCGGCGACGGCCGACCTGATGGCCAAGATGGCGACAGGGTTTGCGGGAGATCTGGCGACGGCGGTGCTCCTGGCCTGCGACAAGCCGGTGCTTCTCGCGCCGGCCATGAACCCGGCGATGTGGGCGCATCCCGCCACCCGGCGCAACCGCGAGACCCTGGCAGCCGACGGCATCCGCTTCGTCGGCCCGGGGGTCGGGGAGATGGCCGAAAGCGGCGAAGCCGGCGTCGGACGCATGGCCGAGCCGCTCGACATCGTGGCGGCGGCGGAGCGTGTGCTGCGCGGGGACGCGGATGTCTCGCCGGCGGACGGGCCGCTCGCGGGTCGCCATGTTCTGATCACCGCCGGGCCGACCCATGAGCCGATCGATCCCGTGCGCTACATCGCCAATCGCTCGTCGGGCAAGCAGGGATATGCCATTGCCGCTGAAATGGCGCGCGCGGGTGCGCGCGTTACGCTGGTGAGCGGACCTGTCACGCTTGCGGATCCGGCAGGCGTGACCGTGGTGCACGTGGAGACCGCCCGCGAAATGCTGGCGGCGGTCGATGCCGCGCTGCCCGCCGATATCGGCGTAATGGCGGCGGCGGTCGCCGACTGGCGCGCGGCGACGGCCCAAGCCGGCAAGATCAAGAAGAATGGAAGCGGTGAGGTTCCACCGCTCGTGCTTGCAGAAAACCCGGATATTCTGGCAAGCGTCGGTCATCATCAGACCCTGCGCCCGCGCCTTGTTGTGGGCTTTGCCGCCGAAACCAATGACGTCGTTGAAAACGCCTGCGCCAAGCTGGCCCGCAAGGGGGCGGATCTGATCGTCGCCAATGACGTTTCTCCCGAGCATGGCGTGATGGGCGGGGACGCCAACACCGTCTATCTGGTCTCGCGGGACGGTGTGACGGACTGGCCGACGCTTCCCAAGGAGGAGGTCGCGCGGCGTCTCGTCGCCGACGTCGCACGGAGGCTTGGTTCCCTGTCGGGAGGAACGACATGA
- the dut gene encoding dUTP diphosphatase has product MTLSLRLRRLPHGQGLPLPAYQSAAAAGMDLLAANHEPIVLQPGARALVPTGIAIALPEGTEAQVRPRSGLAARNGVTVLNTPGTIDADYRGEIKVILINLGDESFAIERGSRIAQMVVAPVARAELVEVADLDQTARGAGGFGSTGPR; this is encoded by the coding sequence ATGACGCTGTCTCTCCGGCTGCGCCGCTTGCCGCACGGGCAGGGCCTGCCCCTTCCCGCATATCAGAGCGCAGCGGCAGCCGGCATGGATCTTCTGGCCGCAAATCACGAACCGATTGTGCTGCAGCCGGGTGCCCGCGCGCTTGTCCCGACGGGCATCGCCATTGCGTTGCCGGAGGGAACGGAGGCTCAGGTGCGCCCGCGCTCGGGACTTGCCGCCCGCAACGGTGTGACCGTTCTTAATACTCCCGGTACGATCGACGCCGATTATCGCGGCGAGATCAAGGTGATTCTTATCAACCTCGGTGACGAGTCCTTTGCGATCGAGCGCGGCAGCCGCATCGCCCAGATGGTGGTGGCGCCCGTCGCACGTGCCGAGCTTGTCGAGGTCGCCGATCTCGATCAAACGGCCCGTGGCGCAGGCGGGTTCGGCTCGACAGGTCCGCGCTAG
- the cysK gene encoding cysteine synthase A, with the protein MSDRTPGRGRIYASITETIGDTPLVRLDRLAEDAGVKAEILAKLEFFNPISSVKDRIGVAMIEALEARGTIAPGKTTLVEPTSGNTGIALAFVAAAKGYRLILVMPETMSIERRKMLKLLGAELELTEGPKGMKGAIARAEELVSEIDGAVMPQQFDNPANPEIHRKTTAEEIWNDTGGKIDAFVSGIGTGGTITGVSEVLKARKPDIHVVAVEPTDSPILSGGDPGPHKIQGIGAGFVPSVLNTEVYDEVVQVSNDEAFEMARKAALIEGLPVGISSGAAIAAALKVGARGEMAGKRIVVIIPSFAERYLSTALFDGLE; encoded by the coding sequence ATGAGCGATCGCACCCCCGGCCGTGGCCGGATCTATGCCTCGATCACCGAAACCATCGGCGACACGCCGCTCGTGCGGCTGGACCGGCTGGCGGAGGATGCCGGCGTGAAGGCCGAAATCCTGGCGAAGCTCGAGTTCTTTAACCCGATTTCGAGCGTCAAGGACCGCATCGGCGTTGCCATGATCGAGGCGCTGGAAGCGCGCGGCACCATTGCGCCGGGCAAGACGACACTGGTCGAGCCCACCTCGGGCAACACCGGCATCGCGCTTGCCTTCGTCGCCGCCGCCAAGGGCTATCGCCTCATTCTGGTGATGCCGGAGACAATGTCCATCGAACGGCGCAAGATGCTCAAGCTTCTTGGCGCCGAGCTGGAATTGACCGAAGGACCGAAGGGCATGAAGGGCGCGATCGCGCGCGCCGAGGAGCTTGTGTCGGAGATCGACGGCGCGGTGATGCCGCAGCAGTTCGACAATCCGGCCAATCCGGAAATCCACCGTAAGACGACCGCAGAGGAGATCTGGAACGACACGGGCGGCAAGATCGATGCCTTTGTTTCCGGCATCGGCACCGGGGGAACGATCACCGGCGTGAGCGAGGTGCTGAAGGCCCGCAAGCCCGACATTCATGTCGTTGCGGTAGAGCCGACCGACAGCCCGATTCTGTCCGGCGGCGACCCCGGTCCGCACAAGATCCAGGGCATCGGAGCCGGGTTCGTTCCGAGCGTCCTGAACACAGAAGTTTATGACGAGGTGGTCCAGGTCAGCAACGACGAAGCCTTCGAGATGGCGCGCAAGGCCGCGCTGATCGAAGGTCTGCCGGTCGGGATTTCATCCGGCGCGGCCATTGCAGCCGCCCTCAAGGTGGGCGCGCGCGGCGAAATGGCCGGAAAACGCATCGTCGTGATCATCCCCTCCTTCGCAGAGCGTTATCTGTCGACGGCGCTGTTCGACGGGCTTGAGTGA